A region of Arabidopsis thaliana chromosome 5, partial sequence DNA encodes the following proteins:
- the HEC1 gene encoding basic helix-loop-helix (bHLH) DNA-binding superfamily protein (HECATE 1 (HEC1); FUNCTIONS IN: sequence-specific DNA binding transcription factor activity; INVOLVED IN: transmitting tissue development, carpel formation, regulation of transcription; LOCATED IN: nucleus; EXPRESSED IN: 9 plant structures; EXPRESSED DURING: 6 growth stages; CONTAINS InterPro DOMAIN/s: Helix-loop-helix DNA-binding domain (InterPro:IPR001092), Helix-loop-helix DNA-binding (InterPro:IPR011598); BEST Arabidopsis thaliana protein match is: basic helix-loop-helix (bHLH) DNA-binding superfamily protein (TAIR:AT3G50330.1); Has 1807 Blast hits to 1807 proteins in 277 species: Archae - 0; Bacteria - 0; Metazoa - 736; Fungi - 347; Plants - 385; Viruses - 0; Other Eukaryotes - 339 (source: NCBI BLink).): MDSDIMNMMMHQMEKLPEFCNPNSSFFSPDHNNTYPFLFNSTHYQSDHSMTNEPGFRYGSGLLTNPSSISPNTAYSSVFLDKRNNSNNNNNGTNMAAMREMIFRIAVMQPIHIDPEAVKPPKRRNVRISKDPQSVAARHRRERISERIRILQRLVPGGTKMDTASMLDEAIHYVKFLKKQVQSLEEQAVVTGGGGGGGGRVLIGGGGMTAASGGGGGGGVVMKGCGTVGTHQMVGNAQILR, translated from the coding sequence ATGGATTCTGACATAATGAACATGATGATGCATCAGATGGAGAAGCTTCCTGAGTTTTGTAACCCTaattcctctttcttctctcccgACCACAACAACACTTACCCTTTTCTCTTTAACTCCACTCATTACCAGTCCGATCACTCAATGACCAACGAACCAGGTTTCCGCTACGGTTCCGGTTTACTCACTAACCCTTCTTCTATCTCTCCCAACACAGCTTACTCTTCCGTTTTTcttgacaaaagaaacaacagtaacaacaacaataatggCACGAACATGGCAGCTATGCGAGAGATGATCTTCCGTATCGCCGTGATGCAACCGATCCATATCGATCCCGAGGCGGTTAAGCCACCGAAGAGGAGGAACGTCAGGATCTCTAAAGATCCTCAAAGCGTGGCGGCTAGGCATAGAAGGGAGAGAATAAGCGAGAGGATTCGGATTTTGCAACGGCTTGTTCCTGGTGGGACGAAGATGGATACAGCTTCGATGCTCGATGAAGCAATTCATTATGTGAAGTTTTTAAAGAAACAGGTGCAGTCTCTGGAGGAGCAGGCGGTGGTTACTGGCGGAgggggaggaggaggaggaagggTTTTGATCGGTGGAGGTGGAATGACGGCGGcgagtggtggtggtggcggcggGGGAGTGGTTATGAAAGGGTGTGGAACAGTGGGGACTCATCAGATGGTGGGCAATGCACAGATTcttagatga
- the HEC1 gene encoding basic helix-loop-helix (bHLH) DNA-binding superfamily protein, with translation MEKLPEFCNPNSSFFSPDHNNTYPFLFNSTHYQSDHSMTNEPGFRYGSGLLTNPSSISPNTAYSSVFLDKRNNSNNNNNGTNMAAMREMIFRIAVMQPIHIDPEAVKPPKRRNVRISKDPQSVAARHRRERISERIRILQRLVPGGTKMDTASMLDEAIHYVKFLKKQVQSLEEQAVVTGGGGGGGGRVLIGGGGMTAASGGGGGGGVVMKGCGTVGTHQMVGNAQILR, from the coding sequence ATGGAGAAGCTTCCTGAGTTTTGTAACCCTaattcctctttcttctctcccgACCACAACAACACTTACCCTTTTCTCTTTAACTCCACTCATTACCAGTCCGATCACTCAATGACCAACGAACCAGGTTTCCGCTACGGTTCCGGTTTACTCACTAACCCTTCTTCTATCTCTCCCAACACAGCTTACTCTTCCGTTTTTcttgacaaaagaaacaacagtaacaacaacaataatggCACGAACATGGCAGCTATGCGAGAGATGATCTTCCGTATCGCCGTGATGCAACCGATCCATATCGATCCCGAGGCGGTTAAGCCACCGAAGAGGAGGAACGTCAGGATCTCTAAAGATCCTCAAAGCGTGGCGGCTAGGCATAGAAGGGAGAGAATAAGCGAGAGGATTCGGATTTTGCAACGGCTTGTTCCTGGTGGGACGAAGATGGATACAGCTTCGATGCTCGATGAAGCAATTCATTATGTGAAGTTTTTAAAGAAACAGGTGCAGTCTCTGGAGGAGCAGGCGGTGGTTACTGGCGGAgggggaggaggaggaggaagggTTTTGATCGGTGGAGGTGGAATGACGGCGGcgagtggtggtggtggcggcggGGGAGTGGTTATGAAAGGGTGTGGAACAGTGGGGACTCATCAGATGGTGGGCAATGCACAGATTcttagatga
- the RALFL34 gene encoding ralf-like 34 (ralf-like 34 (RALFL34); CONTAINS InterPro DOMAIN/s: Rapid ALkalinization Factor (InterPro:IPR008801); BEST Arabidopsis thaliana protein match is: rapid alkalinization factor 23 (TAIR:AT3G16570.1); Has 1807 Blast hits to 1807 proteins in 277 species: Archae - 0; Bacteria - 0; Metazoa - 736; Fungi - 347; Plants - 385; Viruses - 0; Other Eukaryotes - 339 (source: NCBI BLink).), which translates to MAASSLNLLLILSLLTFISLQRSESLSDNPSLTLLPDGFDWPISHSDEFDIIDGEESFEVTEEDDGVTDRRSLYWRRTKYYISYGALSANRVPCPPRSGRSYYTHNCFRARGPVHPYSRGCSSITRCRR; encoded by the coding sequence ATGGCAGCTTCGTCTCTCAATCTCCTCctcattctctctcttctcacttTCATTTCTCTCCAGAGATCTGAATCTCTTTCCGATAATCCATCTCTCACTCTTCTACCCGACGGATTCGACTGGCCGATCTCTCACTCCGATGAATTCGATATCATCGACGGTGAAGAAAGCTTCGAAGTTACGGAGGAAGACGACGGCGTAACAGATCGACGGTCATTGTACTGGCGGAGGACGAAGTATTACATATCGTACGGTGCATTGTCGGCGAATAGAGTGCCATGTCCTCCCAGATCTGGAAGATCGTACTACACTCATAACTGCTTCAGAGCTAGAGGTCCCGTTCATCCGTATAGCCGAGGCTGCTCGTCGATCACTCGATGCCGGAGATAG